The Streptomyces europaeiscabiei genome window below encodes:
- the tnpA gene encoding IS200/IS605 family transposase: MSPRWEPNPDIRRGRSVVCTLHAHLVFTPKYRRGPFTDEILRRCEEVMRDVCTDFGAELREFNGERDHVHLLVHYPPKVAISRLVGSLKGVSARRLRQEFPGHIRKYLWGEHFWSPSYFAASCGGAPLAVIKEYIENQKRPD; encoded by the coding sequence ATGTCACCACGCTGGGAGCCAAACCCCGACATCCGCAGGGGCCGTAGCGTCGTCTGCACCCTGCATGCGCACTTGGTCTTCACCCCCAAGTACCGGCGCGGACCGTTCACCGACGAGATCCTTCGGCGCTGCGAAGAGGTCATGCGCGACGTGTGCACCGACTTCGGCGCGGAGCTGCGGGAGTTCAACGGCGAACGCGATCACGTCCACCTGCTCGTGCATTACCCGCCCAAGGTCGCCATCTCCCGGCTCGTCGGCTCCCTCAAGGGCGTCTCCGCCCGGCGCCTGCGGCAGGAGTTCCCCGGCCACATCCGCAAGTACCTGTGGGGTGAGCACTTCTGGTCGCCGTCCTACTTCGCCGCCTCATGCGGGGGCGCCCCGCTCGCCGTCATCAAGGAGTACATCGAGAACCAGAAACGTCCCGACTGA